The genomic region aaatgaagaaaaatgtctAATTTGTTTGGTCTCCTCCATATGCTGAAGCATGCGATGTGGTTGACGCTAAGATTGCACCTCTGTAGTATGTCGGTTGTTCTACTTTTATGTACGGTTGTAGATTGCACCTCTGTAGTATGTCGGTTGTTCTACTTTCATGTACGGTTGTCTGGGAAGTGGACTTTGTTGGATTTAATTGTCTGAGCTTGTGTTTGTTATTAATGACTTGTAGAGTTGCTTGGGTTAATTGTCTTTGTGAAGTCAGTATCTATATACAATTTATCTTCTGAGTCTTCCTAGTGATTTAACCGTGATAATGGAGCTCACATCACTTCATCACCATATGCAGCAAGGATAGATAATGCTTGTATGTTATAAGGTATAGTATACATAGAATTATGGCTGCTGCCTAGTTCCAGGAAGGTTACACTCCTACAATCAGTGTCCGCCATGCTCGGCTTGGACACTCATTCTTCGCTCTATAGTGGCCTGAACCTGTCATCCTCATTTTTCTACACTTTGCCGCTGCCACCCTCCTAGCTCCACTTGCCTGCTTAGAAGAAACTTAAGACAGGTTTATTAGGGAAAGTGTGACCATCAATGTTCAGTAGCTATATGATCCTTTATCGCCTCTGCATGTTTATCTGCAAAGTTTCACTCAAGTTGATGCTACTCTATGTTTGCTGCATGGGTTTATGTAACTCTGGAATTATAGAAACACATGAGACATCAACCACATTTTTATTCTGCATGCAGCCGAAGCATTTCTCCTTTTTTGGGGTCTGCTACCCAtgattttcccttttcttttagaTGTTTGATATGATCAGTTTTTTATTTTATTACCTGATACAAGGAAATTTTGTATGCCTACTCAAGCTCTGAAAACTTCTCTTTTTCTCAAATACGCATGagagcgtatcatttcattgatagaaagAAGAGAGTTACATGCGCTAAACGAAGCCACACATTTGGTGGCTAGGTCAGCAGTGCATTACAGTAGTGGCAACAAGAATCAAGGCGGGTCGAAAATGAAAACACGAAGCCCCTTGGCACCTGCCATCGCCCAGAACCTAGCCTCGGCAAGGGCAGCCTTGATGGCCTCGGCAGTGGAGGGGCTGGCGTTGTTGAAGATACAAGCGTTTCTATGCTTCCATAAGGTCCAGGCCACGACGATTCCGAGCGAAGCGGTGCCCTTGCGAAGAGAGAGCATGGCGGACGTAGTGGCCTCATGCCACCAGTCGAAGAAGGACTCATGCCCGATGGGCATGGTAGCAGTGAGCCTGAGCTTGGAGAAGATGCCATGCCAGACCGTGCGGGGGAAGGGGCAGCCGATCAGGAGATGCTGCATAGACTCGGTGGCCTGGTCGCAGAGCACGCACGCAGGGGAGTGTGGAAGACCGTGGCGTGCTAGTCGCTCACTCGTCCAACATCGGTCCTGTAAGGCGAGCCACATGAAAATCTGGACGCTGAGGGGAGCCCAAGTCTTCCAGGTGAGAGTAGCATGCGGTGAACTGGTGGAGCCGAGGAAGAGCACGTCATAGCAGGACTTGGCGGAGTAGAGGCCATTGGCGGTCCAGCGCCAACGTAGATTGTCCGAGCGGTCCGCAAGAGCGATGAGGCACACGCGCCGCCAAAGCTCAATGTATTGCACCATGGCCGGTGGGCCTAGAGCGCCCGCAATGTCCTGAACCCAGGCCCGGTCTGGGAGACCATCAGCAACCAGGCGAGTCCTGCGGCGCCGCTTTGGCACCATGCCGAAGATGACGGGCGCGATTTAAGCTCTGAAAACTCATACGTAAGTATGTACATGGATAATTTGTATGGTCACAGAATCTGCCTTCTCACACACCACTGGTAGTAAAATTAGACTGAAACATACCTTCCAGATATCTATTATGGTTAAAAGTGAGTTGTTTCTCATAGTGAAGTGCATAAATATGACTGATCATTAAGTTTTGCTTTTTCAAATTCTAGCAGGACTGTCAGTCATGTCTCAAGATTTCACAGCACTGTTCCTGACCGTTAGATTGTACTGCAGCTTTGTTATGGAGTATGATATGACATTCATATAATACTAGATACAGCTAAAATAGTAGCTAGTTTTTTTTGTCATTTACGGGTGTGTTTGGTTTGTGTCATTAGGTGGAATGTAGCTGGTCCGTTCCCTCCCTAAGGCACATTCTCGTGTTTGGTCCATACGAGGAGTCGTAACCCATACGTTCCTGGAATGGCATATTCGCTCGATATGCCAAACCTGGTCATACCTCCAAATCGGCCAGGCGACGCACAAGGCCTCACTCTTGCCCTCCCTGACAACCCCCTCGTCTCTTTCTCCTCTCGATCTCAACTCCGCAGGCCACCCACCCAGCTCTTCCTCTCCGGCGctggctctccctgcctccgcgcCATCCCTCCCTCTCTGATGGCGTACGCTAGTGCGACGACGGACTAGCAGACGACAGTAGGCGGGCGGAGGTGGCTATCGTGAAAGACGGTGTAAAGGGGCAGATTGTGGCTGGCTGCGGCATGTGGTTCTTATACCTCCGGCACCCTGCGTTCTCTAGGATGGAGCCGGATTGATCTACTCACGCCCACCTTTAAACTCTGAACTCTGAATTTCTGAACTGTTTTACATGCAGGATGCGTGTTGTGGTAATGCCAACTACGAACTCTGAATTGTTGGTGAATGCGGGAGTATGAACTATGAAGTGTCCATGGTAATGGCAATTATTTATAGATGCGACAATTGATTTTGTGACATTATGgtgtgaccccccccccccaccccccaacaTTCTCTTCTACCTAAAGCAAAAAACCAAGGGTTAACTAATTCATGATATATCAACATTCCACCCGACATTCTCTACCAAACTAGCATAATCGGAACGACGCAATGCATGGGAAGCTGGCCGCGCCTATTGAAGGAGCCAGGAAGTTTAGTGTATATATATCCTCACTGAAACAAATTAAATTGAATAATGGAAGGGAACCCGTAAAGTGGAAGAGGGCCGTCGGTGAGCCAAGTGAAAAGTGGAAGGCAATGCGGGTATATATGCAAACTAGTTGGCACCCAATGCCAGAAGGGTGTAACAAAGAGACTCGCACCCGACTTTATATATAAAACAACGACCATACAACACATCTCATATAACTCGATGCCAGAACACAGACACACCCAGGGCAAGATACAACGATGTAGAAGAACAACACACCATCCCAAATCACTCCAAGCAATGGACAAAGTTGCGCTTGAAAGACGTCGAGGTCCTCCATCGTGAACCAACATCACCAAGAAACGAAGCTGCGCCCGATGAACCTAGGACTCCAAGGCCGCACCTTCAACAAGGATACGCCGACCGATTGAAAGGATCAAGATCTGCACCAAGAAGGGTACGGCGCCCATGATGATACCAAGAAAAGCTACCCGGAGGAAGGGGAGTAGCCACGACGATACCTTCAAGAAGGGTACGACGCCCACGGCTGCCTCCATCGTCGGCCTGGCCAAATCAAGGCAAGGAAAGTCCCTTGGCAAGAATTCTCCTTCAAAATTTGGTGCGACAACTCGCGAGAACAGTGGTCGCACCGCCCTCACTGATTGCCAAGCACTGAccaccatgccgcccacacggccgTGGCGACAAACCCGCACCCGAGCCATGAGTACAGCAAACGAGCCACACGGCTCCCACCACCAAGGGCGCCGCCCCGGCATCCGAGACCACCCCACTGCCTGCACCACGGCAAATGGACACCGCAGGCCGATGAATAGCAAAAGGCACCTCCTTTTGTCCCAAAACACGCAGGAGGGGTGTATTGTGGTCTTAGTGGTTGGTTCGTTCAACACATACAATAATGATGCCACATTGGATGTGCTCATTGGCGGTAGCGCACGTGAGTATATTTTGTCAAGCCGTGCTTTTAGCTGGGGTTGTACTGATGCGTTCAAGGTAGAGCTATCGGGGGTGCGAGAAGGACACACAACCTGGTGACTCTACTTCAAATGGACGTTGCTAATTTTCTGTATAAATAAAGGTGCTTGAGGATTCAAAGGTGGATGATTCTTGCCCGAGCCATCAACTAAATGAAGGAGATTCAAAGGTGGATGATTCAAGGTAAAGATATGAGGCTTCGCgtatgttacatttttttagggGTGGCGTATGTTACATTAACCATACACACGATCGGGTTGCAGATTGTCTGATATACATTTCCAGAGCTGATCGTTGGACTGAACTGTGGTTGCAGGACGCTCCTCTTGCTCCCAATTTTCCCCATATTTTCGTGGATGGTCATATCTGTTTTTTTTTTACATAATTGCCTCCACATCAGAGTGGAAAAGACTCCTCACATCGTGAAAAGAAAGAATATctcaaaaccaaaaaaaaaacaaaacgcaTCGCTCTCTCAGATCGTGGCCTCTCCCAGCGCCGGCGGCCAGCCACCGCTGCCCCTCCCGCGCCGGCGACGTGCTCCTCCTGCCCTCGGCCAAATCTCTCCCACCGTCGGCCGCGCTCCTCCTGCCCTCGGCCGAATCTCTCCATCCGGTCGTCCCTGGCCCAGCCACCAGCGTCCTTCGCCCTAACCCTAGCTCCTCGACGGTCGAGGCAACAAAAGGCGGCGCTCGGCCCGGCCCCTGGAAGAAACGGTGAGGCCCCTTGTTTCTACTACTCCTTTCATAGATCGTGATTTCCGTTCTTTGCTTGATGATTTGGTTTTAACATTCTTGATTGATGATTAATTTCCGTTCTTTGCTTTCAGGAACCCTAAACTGAAGTATGAGCCGCCGCCGTTGCTCGCCGGCGACGGCACCTCCACTGGAAGACGAGGACCTTCTCCAGGAgatcctcctgcgcctccctcctcAGCCATCCTCCCTCCCACGTGCGTCCGCAGTATGCAAGCGCTGGCGCAGCATCCTATCTGACCCCCAATTCGTCCAACGCTTCCGCAAACACCACGGGAAACCCCCGCTAATCGGCTTCTTCAACCAAAGTTATACCGTAGTCTGCGACTTCAATCCCATCCTGGAAGCGCCTGACCGTGTCCATGCCAATCGTCTCTCGGTGCCAAAGAGACACAGCTCCATGGGGAAGTGGCGTTTCATGGGCTGCCGCAACGGCCTTGCCGTCCTGATCAACGGGGGTCGGCGTGAGGCCGTCATGTGGGATCCTCTCACCGGCCAGCAACATCGCGTGCCTTTTCCACCAGGGCTTCACGACGGTCCAATGGGTAGTTTCTATGACTGGCATGCCGCGGTGCTTTGTGCTAATGCCGAAGATGGGCACGTGCACGGAGATTGCATCAGGGGGCCGTTTAAATTGGTCTTGATCTGCAACAGATACGAGCAGGCATCCGTTTCTCTCTATGACTCCACATCTCATGCTTGGGGAGATATTTTCTCGATGGTGATAGAAAATAGAATTCATTGGACAAGGTGCAGCATCCTTGTCGGAAATGTGCTTTGCTGGTCAATTTGTGGAGGTGATGCCCTTGTGTTTGATATTGAAATGCAGAGTCTTGCTGTGATTGGGAAGCCGGCAGACAACGCTATCAGTGACTGGTCTTTTCAGCACTTACGGATGGAGGATGGTGCACTAGGCCTCGCTGTTTTGTCGGGACTGACCGTCCAATTATGGGTGAGGAAACTTAACTGTGACGGTGTTGTCGGATGGGTGTTGCTGCACAAAAACAATCCTTTGAAGGGGTTGCTTCCAAGCACAAAGCCTTTGGTATTTATCGTGGGGTATGATGAGGACACAAATGCGATTGTTCTGTCTACGGCGATTGGTAACTTCATGCTCCAACTTGACTCAGGGCAGATCAAACATATCATTAAAAGAAATGACATGTGTATCGACATGGTTTATCCCTACCATAATTTCTACACTGCAGGTAATACCTCCCTATCTACATTGCACAACCAAAAAAATCAATTAGTTTTGCTGGGATTCATTACAGTTTATTTTGGTATGCGATTGCTGTAACATTGTTAATATGATTAAGGATCGATCAGAATACATTGAGCTGCTTGTTTCTTTGTTGTGCCTGTGATTGATCGTGATGTAACTTATTATTACTGGCTACATTAAAGATGGATTGCGGATATCTATTGCTTTGATGCCTTGCCACTGCTAAATGCTAACTATGACTCTGTCCGTTTAATGATCTTTCCACCGGGAGGTTTATAACAATTGGAAACTGGCTATAACTACACTAAGAAAATATGAGGAAACCATCTCGTATGTAAAATAGTTAACCCACTGCCACATTTGAAAGCTTAAAAGATCGTTATGTTGTTCTATCCAATAAATGTATGTGCAAGACAATCTTTGTCTTCATCAATTCATAACAGCACATACTGAATTTGTTAGTGGAAAATATTACTGGTTCATATAATTCGAATGGTACTATGTGATGCTAAATGTGCATATTTTATTTTCGCACATTGGTCATAAATGGTAGGCTCTCTTACAATAGAGTTATAGACAAATGCATTTTTGTTGAACATTTAATCAGTCTTAACATTCTTGTTTGCACTTGGCAATAGATGTGGTGTCATTTACTTCTTTGTCACAAAAGCTACTTTTCCCTTTTCCATTTACATAAATATATAGCGGTTTGCACATATTGCTTTCTCACTGATTCAACTtcactt from Triticum aestivum cultivar Chinese Spring chromosome 4A, IWGSC CS RefSeq v2.1, whole genome shotgun sequence harbors:
- the LOC123082520 gene encoding uncharacterized protein, giving the protein MSRRRCSPATAPPLEDEDLLQEILLRLPPQPSSLPRASAVCKRWRSILSDPQFVQRFRKHHGKPPLIGFFNQSYTVVCDFNPILEAPDRVHANRLSVPKRHSSMGKWRFMGCRNGLAVLINGGRREAVMWDPLTGQQHRVPFPPGLHDGPMGSFYDWHAAVLCANAEDGHVHGDCIRGPFKLVLICNRYEQASVSLYDSTSHAWGDIFSMVIENRIHWTRCSILVGNVLCWSICGGDALVFDIEMQSLAVIGKPADNAISDWSFQHLRMEDGALGLAVLSGLTVQLWVRKLNCDGVVGWVLLHKNNPLKGLLPSTKPLVFIVGYDEDTNAIVLSTAIGNFMLQLDSGQIKHIIKRNDMCIDMVYPYHNFYTAGRGVGWKWVELEL